The Verrucomicrobium spinosum DSM 4136 = JCM 18804 genome includes a region encoding these proteins:
- a CDS encoding cation:proton antiporter, whose translation MEFLNSLAQLMNGGLLAIAEGVSPMLIILALLLTSLVLVSLALVRFQQSLLIGYFLCGVAVANSGLLKLAGPEFHHSMAGFAEVGVVLLMFTIGIEFSLAELKHLRHTAFVGGGIQCGLTMLLAFVVFKLCGFSVVQGLVAAVAVAVSSTAVSMKTFQSLGIPAGPSSRATLGIALFQDLLVIFFMVMLPALSKSATGAGEDSHLWGSLAGTMGNGAIFAVAVWLLGRYVVPRVMLAVSNTRSRELFTLMVVALCAGVTCLAAALGLSPALGAFVAGLVASGSIYSHRVMADILPFKDLFLTLFFVSIGLTIDVGILSQNLPSVVAFTLALILVKAAVVALACRALHLTWRAGLMTTAALASAGEFSLILMTRSKAQMPWDEVFVQVFNTSGAISMALVPTLMRAVPNIADWLERKGYAKTKKTAAVNADYKQKIKSLRGHAVLCGYGHVGAALHKSLAKYGIEVLVIELNVDTVRTLKRQGISVLYADAAQRETWELARLHDASLVAFTFPDARIAFEAIQLVKEFNAEVPILARSRFASDRGRLLDRGATAVVQDESEAATSMLRYAEGIYHELESGSGEDGRPERQD comes from the coding sequence ATGGAGTTTCTCAATTCGCTTGCTCAACTCATGAACGGGGGCCTGCTGGCGATCGCGGAGGGGGTGTCCCCCATGCTGATCATCCTGGCTCTGCTGCTCACCTCGCTGGTGCTGGTGTCGCTCGCTCTGGTGCGGTTTCAGCAGTCCCTGCTCATTGGGTATTTCCTGTGTGGGGTGGCAGTGGCGAATTCGGGGTTGCTGAAGCTGGCAGGACCGGAGTTTCACCACAGCATGGCCGGCTTCGCAGAAGTGGGTGTGGTGCTGCTGATGTTTACCATCGGCATTGAGTTCTCCCTGGCGGAGTTGAAGCATCTCCGGCACACAGCCTTCGTGGGTGGAGGGATCCAGTGCGGCTTAACGATGCTGCTGGCGTTCGTGGTGTTCAAGCTGTGCGGGTTCAGCGTCGTACAGGGTCTGGTGGCGGCCGTGGCGGTGGCCGTGAGCTCCACGGCGGTGAGTATGAAGACCTTCCAGAGTCTGGGCATCCCCGCCGGACCATCCAGCCGGGCGACGCTGGGAATCGCCCTTTTCCAGGATCTGCTGGTGATCTTTTTCATGGTGATGCTGCCCGCGCTGAGCAAGTCTGCGACTGGCGCTGGGGAGGACTCGCACCTGTGGGGCTCCCTGGCAGGCACGATGGGAAATGGGGCGATCTTCGCTGTGGCGGTCTGGCTGCTGGGCCGGTATGTGGTGCCGCGGGTGATGCTGGCGGTTTCCAACACGCGGAGCCGGGAGCTCTTTACCCTCATGGTGGTCGCACTATGCGCCGGCGTGACCTGTCTGGCTGCGGCTCTAGGGTTGAGCCCGGCGCTGGGTGCCTTCGTGGCGGGACTGGTGGCCAGTGGCTCCATCTACAGCCACCGGGTGATGGCGGACATCCTCCCCTTCAAGGATCTGTTCCTGACCCTGTTCTTTGTCTCGATCGGCCTGACCATCGATGTGGGCATTCTTTCCCAGAATCTGCCCTCAGTGGTGGCATTCACCCTTGCGCTCATCCTGGTGAAGGCGGCGGTTGTGGCGCTGGCATGCCGCGCGCTTCATCTCACCTGGCGGGCGGGGCTCATGACCACAGCAGCGCTGGCCTCCGCGGGAGAGTTCTCCCTCATTCTCATGACCCGCTCCAAAGCGCAGATGCCATGGGACGAAGTCTTTGTGCAGGTCTTCAACACCTCTGGGGCCATCTCCATGGCACTGGTGCCGACGCTGATGCGGGCGGTGCCCAACATCGCTGACTGGTTGGAACGCAAAGGCTACGCGAAAACCAAAAAGACGGCGGCGGTAAATGCGGATTATAAACAGAAGATCAAGTCCCTGCGCGGCCACGCGGTGCTGTGCGGATACGGCCATGTGGGTGCAGCCTTGCACAAGTCCCTGGCGAAGTATGGAATCGAGGTGCTGGTGATCGAGCTAAACGTGGACACGGTCCGCACGCTGAAGCGCCAGGGCATTTCCGTGCTCTATGCTGACGCCGCCCAGCGCGAGACCTGGGAACTGGCACGGCTCCATGACGCGAGCCTGGTGGCCTTCACCTTCCCCGACGCACGCATTGCCTTCGAAGCCATACAACTGGTAAAAGAGTTCAATGCTGAGGTGCCCATCCTGGCGCGTAGCCGCTTTGCCTCTGACCGCGGACGATTGCTGGATCGCGGAGCCACAGCCGTGGTTCAAGATGAGTCCGAAGCCGCAACCTCGATGCTCCGGTACGCAGAGGGCATCTACCATGAGCTTGAGAGCGGATCAGGAGAGGATGGACGCCCGGAGAGACAGGATTAA
- a CDS encoding polysaccharide deacetylase family protein: MLFSLWLSVVLAGGQTGCSMLKKEPQVVAPAPIQSRPMLPPNAGGGLKRGLQNPDFYQIPKVPPPGARYSYSSVRVNGPYIAMTFDDGPHPTNTPRLLNMLKERNIKATFYVVGQLAREYPNIIRRILAEGHEIGNHTYTHPILTKVSDDRIRKELGDTHKALVDIAGYHPRTMRPPGGGTNARLKQWFHDEYGYSTIMWSVDPMDWKRPGVSVVTSRLVNGAHPGAILLAHDLHAPTIDAMPNTLDGLLSKGYRFVTVSQLINMEVAAPVGGPAVAGNAASAPGAPAPLPGLGAPLTAPASAGAPGVGFPQQVPSEAPLSPAPGGF, encoded by the coding sequence ATGCTTTTCTCCCTCTGGCTCAGTGTCGTCCTCGCAGGTGGGCAAACGGGTTGCTCGATGCTGAAGAAGGAACCGCAGGTGGTCGCGCCTGCTCCCATCCAGAGCCGGCCCATGCTGCCGCCGAATGCGGGAGGGGGGCTCAAGCGGGGTCTGCAGAATCCGGATTTCTACCAGATCCCCAAGGTTCCGCCTCCTGGTGCCCGCTACTCGTACTCCTCTGTACGTGTCAACGGCCCGTACATCGCCATGACCTTTGACGACGGTCCGCATCCTACGAACACCCCGCGGCTGTTGAACATGCTCAAGGAACGCAACATCAAGGCGACGTTCTACGTGGTGGGGCAGCTGGCACGGGAGTATCCCAACATCATCCGCCGCATCCTTGCGGAAGGTCATGAGATCGGGAACCACACTTACACCCATCCCATTCTCACCAAGGTGTCTGATGATCGCATTCGCAAGGAGCTGGGGGACACCCACAAGGCCCTTGTGGACATTGCCGGGTATCATCCCCGGACGATGCGCCCCCCTGGCGGCGGCACGAATGCCCGCCTGAAGCAATGGTTCCATGACGAGTACGGCTACAGCACCATCATGTGGAGTGTGGATCCCATGGACTGGAAGCGCCCCGGTGTGAGTGTTGTCACCAGCCGACTGGTGAATGGTGCCCATCCTGGCGCCATCCTCCTGGCACACGATCTGCACGCCCCCACTATTGATGCCATGCCCAATACCCTGGATGGCCTCCTCTCCAAAGGTTATCGCTTCGTTACCGTGAGCCAGCTCATCAACATGGAAGTGGCAGCACCTGTCGGCGGTCCCGCAGTGGCTGGAAATGCTGCTTCTGCTCCCGGTGCCCCGGCCCCGTTGCCCGGCCTCGGGGCTCCCCTGACTGCTCCGGCATCCGCTGGCGCTCCTGGGGTGGGATTCCCGCAGCAAGTGCCCTCAGAGGCTCCCCTGAGCCCGGCTCCCGGTGGTTTCTAA
- the thiS gene encoding sulfur carrier protein ThiS: MKLTINGIAQEHVEPLTVQALLDVLGFEGKPVVVELNHKALFPRELGETALHDGDALEVVQITAGG; this comes from the coding sequence ATGAAACTCACCATCAACGGAATTGCCCAGGAACATGTGGAGCCGCTTACCGTGCAGGCCCTGCTGGACGTTCTCGGGTTTGAGGGCAAGCCGGTGGTGGTGGAGCTGAACCATAAGGCGCTGTTCCCTCGGGAGCTGGGAGAAACCGCTCTGCATGACGGGGATGCGCTCGAGGTGGTGCAAATTACCGCGGGGGGCTAG
- a CDS encoding glycine zipper domain-containing protein, with amino-acid sequence MKTALYSLLAVLTVGLASCSSGPNAQTGTVLGALGGAAAGGIIGHQSGRGLEGAAIGAGLGGLGGNMIGGAQDQRNYERREYYRRGDGYGGYGGGYGGY; translated from the coding sequence ATGAAAACAGCCCTTTACTCTTTGCTGGCCGTTCTCACGGTCGGCCTCGCCTCCTGCAGCAGCGGCCCCAATGCCCAGACCGGTACGGTGCTCGGTGCTCTTGGCGGTGCCGCTGCGGGCGGCATCATCGGACACCAGAGCGGCCGTGGCCTGGAAGGTGCTGCCATTGGTGCCGGCCTCGGCGGCCTTGGCGGAAACATGATTGGCGGCGCGCAGGATCAGCGCAACTATGAGCGTCGTGAGTACTACCGCCGCGGCGATGGCTACGGCGGCTATGGTGGCGGCTACGGCGGGTACTAA
- a CDS encoding dynamin family protein, with translation MIGEEYFDLRSRLGTALYSLKALVPELGAGPEEGGILENLVNSLKDPFVFVVVGEVNVGKSTFLNALFGTDLTKTGIVPTTDKIFFFKHGPQLRHVPVSRTLEEVYAPVEFLKDFHIVDTPGTNSIENEHQEITERFVPLADMVIFVFSAMNPWGASTWQFLDKVHRQWMRHVIFVLQQADLRTPEEIVSIQQYMLQLCRQRFGREFPVFPVSAKRAYLARSSGLDREKLMEESGYPRLEQHISDCIGGSGPRLGKLANALRIAQTMVGKLAAQSATRIAARERKQAGLAMIEGELATRQERTLTKLSAAVDATEHDFTWLAEELLKHLEVLFDQKLAFKCAFKERRSVAGVEKVLRDKLDVPSSQRWEQSASILEDDLNEAADHLARHMTEELRVQLHEDLRQSPAFWKKYKSTFAANTGALVNRVIKAVGIEAELAPALANSRQMMSWMVLVGVVSTISAGIFSGLGHWGVGLGTLGGGALMAWLLWLGCGRVFATTRKAATFKLNAARPELRHQLHLHTQEEVRNLYAALHRILAPTREKLSDQLKRQTFQHESLGKLDVNFRELDAKMAGLVARGV, from the coding sequence ATGATAGGTGAGGAGTATTTCGATCTGCGTTCCCGCCTCGGTACCGCCCTCTATTCGCTCAAGGCCCTCGTGCCGGAGCTCGGGGCGGGGCCGGAGGAGGGGGGCATCCTGGAAAACCTGGTCAACAGCCTCAAGGACCCGTTCGTCTTCGTGGTGGTGGGCGAGGTGAATGTGGGCAAGTCCACTTTCCTCAATGCTCTTTTCGGCACTGATCTAACAAAGACCGGCATTGTCCCCACCACGGACAAGATCTTTTTTTTCAAGCATGGCCCGCAACTGCGCCACGTGCCGGTGAGCCGCACGCTGGAGGAGGTGTATGCCCCGGTGGAGTTCCTCAAGGACTTCCACATCGTGGACACTCCAGGAACGAACTCGATCGAAAACGAGCATCAGGAAATAACGGAACGGTTTGTCCCCCTGGCGGACATGGTCATTTTCGTGTTCTCGGCCATGAATCCGTGGGGGGCCTCCACATGGCAGTTTCTGGACAAGGTCCACCGCCAGTGGATGCGGCACGTCATCTTCGTGCTCCAGCAGGCGGATCTCCGAACGCCGGAGGAGATCGTCTCCATCCAGCAGTACATGCTCCAGCTTTGCCGCCAGCGTTTCGGGCGGGAGTTTCCGGTGTTCCCCGTCTCTGCCAAGCGCGCCTATCTGGCCCGGAGTTCCGGGCTGGACCGGGAGAAGCTCATGGAGGAGAGCGGCTATCCGCGCCTGGAGCAGCACATTTCCGACTGCATCGGCGGTAGTGGCCCGCGCTTGGGGAAGCTGGCCAACGCTCTTCGCATTGCCCAGACCATGGTGGGCAAGCTGGCCGCCCAGTCTGCGACCCGGATCGCTGCACGTGAGCGCAAACAGGCCGGGCTGGCCATGATCGAGGGGGAACTGGCCACCCGACAGGAGCGCACTCTCACCAAACTCAGCGCCGCCGTGGATGCTACCGAGCACGACTTTACGTGGCTGGCGGAAGAATTGTTGAAACACCTCGAGGTCCTCTTCGACCAGAAACTTGCGTTTAAGTGCGCATTCAAGGAACGCCGCTCAGTGGCGGGAGTGGAAAAAGTCCTGCGTGACAAGCTGGATGTCCCCTCCAGCCAGCGCTGGGAGCAAAGTGCCTCCATTCTGGAGGATGACCTCAATGAGGCCGCCGACCACCTTGCCCGGCACATGACAGAGGAGCTCCGCGTGCAGCTTCACGAAGACCTGCGCCAGTCACCTGCGTTCTGGAAGAAGTACAAATCCACCTTTGCCGCCAACACGGGCGCCCTGGTGAACCGCGTCATCAAGGCCGTAGGCATTGAGGCGGAACTCGCGCCCGCCCTGGCGAACTCCCGCCAGATGATGAGCTGGATGGTGCTCGTAGGGGTTGTTTCCACGATCTCCGCAGGCATCTTTTCCGGGCTCGGCCACTGGGGGGTGGGGCTGGGGACCCTCGGTGGAGGGGCTCTCATGGCATGGCTTCTCTGGCTGGGCTGTGGACGCGTCTTTGCCACCACGCGGAAAGCGGCGACCTTCAAACTCAACGCCGCCCGCCCCGAGCTGCGCCACCAGCTTCATCTCCACACACAGGAAGAGGTGCGCAATCTCTACGCTGCCCTCCATCGCATCCTCGCTCCCACGCGGGAGAAGCTCTCCGACCAGTTGAAGCGCCAGACCTTCCAACACGAAAGCCTTGGCAAACTCGATGTGAATTTCAGAGAACTTGACGCCAAGATGGCAGGGCTGGTTGCGCGCGGAGTTTGA
- a CDS encoding 1-deoxy-D-xylulose-5-phosphate reductoisomerase, translating to MTISSASTASVLAPARPRPRRRKVLVLGSTGSIGHSALKVAQDIPDRMEIVGLAAQRSVEALARQVAETGVKQVAVTDAQAAEQARQILPAEVEIFDGSRGLVDLVKATEADLVLVAIVGTAGLEPALEAIRLGKDLAVASKEILVMAGEAVMGAAKAQGVWVLPVDSEHNAIYQCLEGRDPSHVRRLLLTASGGPFRKADAAELEHVTVAQALKHPTWNMGRKITIDSATLFNKGLEMIEARWLFDVPMSRVDVVVHPQSIVHSMVEFVDSSVLAQLSHSDMCFPIQYAVTWPDRVSNTLPPLDFARLAALHFEAPRVDVFPALRLAREAGEAGGTLPAVLNAANEVAVEAFLNERLKFPAIWATVEKVMQKHSNVEHPSLEAIIEADAWARRVAEELL from the coding sequence ATGACGATTTCCAGCGCCTCCACTGCCTCTGTTCTGGCTCCTGCCCGTCCTCGTCCCCGCCGTCGCAAGGTGCTCGTTCTGGGCTCCACGGGCTCCATCGGGCACAGTGCGTTGAAGGTGGCCCAGGACATCCCGGATCGCATGGAGATCGTGGGTCTCGCTGCGCAACGTAGCGTGGAAGCCCTCGCCCGCCAAGTCGCGGAGACGGGAGTGAAGCAAGTGGCCGTCACGGATGCGCAGGCGGCTGAGCAGGCCCGCCAGATCCTCCCTGCAGAGGTGGAGATTTTCGACGGCAGTCGTGGCTTGGTGGACCTTGTGAAAGCCACGGAGGCTGACCTTGTCCTCGTCGCCATCGTCGGTACTGCTGGACTCGAACCTGCGCTTGAAGCCATCAGACTGGGCAAAGACCTTGCTGTCGCCAGCAAGGAGATCCTCGTCATGGCTGGCGAAGCGGTCATGGGCGCAGCCAAGGCCCAGGGAGTATGGGTGCTGCCCGTGGACAGTGAGCACAACGCTATTTACCAGTGCCTGGAGGGGCGCGACCCTTCCCATGTGCGTCGCCTGCTTCTCACCGCCAGCGGCGGACCCTTTCGCAAGGCGGATGCCGCCGAGCTGGAACATGTGACGGTGGCCCAAGCTCTGAAACACCCCACCTGGAACATGGGGCGAAAGATCACGATTGATTCCGCCACGCTCTTCAACAAAGGCTTGGAGATGATCGAAGCTCGCTGGCTCTTCGACGTGCCGATGAGCCGCGTCGATGTGGTCGTACACCCCCAGAGCATCGTGCATAGCATGGTAGAGTTTGTGGACAGTTCCGTGTTGGCCCAGCTCAGCCACTCGGACATGTGCTTCCCGATCCAGTACGCCGTCACCTGGCCAGACCGCGTGTCCAATACGCTGCCGCCTCTGGACTTTGCCCGTCTGGCAGCTCTGCATTTTGAAGCTCCGCGGGTGGACGTCTTTCCCGCCCTCCGGCTCGCTCGTGAGGCGGGCGAAGCGGGCGGTACATTGCCTGCCGTGTTGAATGCCGCCAACGAGGTGGCTGTGGAGGCCTTCCTCAATGAGCGTCTCAAGTTCCCTGCCATCTGGGCCACCGTGGAGAAGGTGATGCAGAAGCACTCCAATGTGGAGCATCCATCTCTGGAAGCGATCATTGAAGCGGATGCGTGGGCAAGAAGGGTGGCGGAAGAGCTGCTGTAG
- the mtnP gene encoding S-methyl-5'-thioadenosine phosphorylase, translating into MSSPISPSAASASESTMPAIGIIGGSGLYDIEGLTDREEIRVTTPFGDPSDAIVTGMLAGRRVYFLPRHGRGHRLLPTELPHRANIYALRSLGVRFIIAVTAVGSLRQEYRPRDIVLPHQFFDRLSRRDQHTFFGRGIVAHIAFADPISTGLRQLLAEAAREEGATVHDGGTYVCMDGPAFSTRAESNANRQLGFDVIGMTNLPEAKLAREAEIALATLAMVTDYDCWKIEEEPVTAETVVGHLHANAARAKNIVARVIPRIPTLANWPEHAALTGAMLTPRSFWPEETVASLGAILGPYLAEAKSGE; encoded by the coding sequence ATGAGCTCCCCCATCAGCCCATCCGCCGCCTCTGCCTCCGAGTCCACCATGCCCGCCATCGGCATCATCGGTGGGAGCGGACTGTATGACATCGAGGGTCTCACGGACCGGGAGGAGATCCGGGTGACGACGCCGTTTGGCGATCCTTCCGATGCTATTGTCACCGGCATGCTCGCGGGTCGGCGTGTGTACTTCCTGCCCCGCCATGGTCGTGGACACCGCCTTCTCCCCACGGAGCTGCCGCACCGGGCCAACATCTACGCGCTGCGTTCGTTAGGGGTGCGTTTCATCATCGCGGTTACCGCCGTGGGCAGCTTGAGGCAGGAGTATCGGCCGCGGGACATCGTCCTGCCTCATCAGTTTTTTGACCGCCTTTCCCGACGGGATCAGCACACTTTCTTTGGTCGGGGCATCGTGGCGCACATCGCCTTTGCCGATCCGATCAGTACTGGACTGCGTCAGCTCCTGGCTGAGGCGGCCCGCGAGGAGGGGGCAACCGTCCATGATGGCGGAACTTATGTCTGCATGGACGGTCCCGCCTTCTCCACCCGGGCGGAATCCAACGCAAACCGCCAGCTTGGGTTTGACGTCATCGGAATGACCAACCTTCCCGAGGCCAAGCTCGCCCGTGAGGCGGAGATCGCCCTGGCTACGCTGGCCATGGTGACCGACTATGACTGCTGGAAGATCGAGGAGGAACCTGTGACTGCAGAGACCGTGGTCGGCCACCTGCATGCAAATGCGGCCCGGGCCAAGAATATTGTCGCCCGCGTCATCCCCCGCATCCCCACCTTGGCCAACTGGCCAGAGCACGCGGCTCTCACGGGGGCCATGCTCACGCCCCGCAGCTTCTGGCCGGAGGAGACGGTGGCCTCTCTAGGGGCGATTCTGGGTCCCTATCTGGCAGAGGCTAAAAGTGGCGAGTAA
- a CDS encoding VOC family protein, whose protein sequence is MARVSTYLNFPRNTEEAFAFYKTVFGTEYSCNIARFKDIPPQPGQPPLAEEDQNLIMHVELPTLGEHVLMGTDAPESMGFKVNPGNNVHLNLEPDTREDADRLFNALSEGGTIEMPLQDMFWGAYYGSLTDRFGIHWMVNVQNNVID, encoded by the coding sequence ATGGCACGCGTCAGCACTTACCTGAACTTCCCCCGCAACACGGAGGAAGCCTTTGCATTCTACAAAACCGTGTTTGGCACGGAGTACTCCTGCAACATTGCGCGGTTCAAGGACATCCCCCCGCAGCCCGGCCAGCCGCCCCTCGCGGAAGAGGACCAGAACCTGATCATGCACGTGGAGCTGCCCACTCTGGGTGAACACGTGCTCATGGGCACGGATGCTCCGGAGTCCATGGGCTTCAAAGTGAATCCGGGCAACAATGTGCACCTCAATCTCGAGCCCGATACGCGCGAAGATGCCGATCGCCTCTTCAACGCCCTGAGCGAAGGCGGCACGATTGAAATGCCGCTACAGGACATGTTCTGGGGCGCTTACTACGGCAGCCTCACCGACCGGTTTGGCATCCATTGGATGGTGAATGTGCAGAACAACGTGATCGATTGA
- a CDS encoding phosphatidate cytidylyltransferase, producing the protein MPASSSAPDSASPAPSKAQVFRVRLTSTLILWALISVALWLQLDSVLVGIVGLLGILGTWEYFRLQNADAQSRDFTRLAVSISFVYWVATGLLTVPGHQEPPWWLDAAMLVITLHGAFYLSFRTALDGANTLRRIQNLVFGMVYTTFLAGFMTRLLFFEGAASGRHLLLLFVMTTKFGDMGAYAIGSWLGKHKMIPHISPAKTWQGFGGAIVGSYLAMVAMMLIVPEKLAPLTWGHALILAPLLSISGVAGDLAESVLKRCHSIKDSGHKLPGIGGILDLTDSLIFTAPVAYCYLKSIS; encoded by the coding sequence ATGCCCGCTTCCTCTTCTGCCCCCGATTCTGCCAGCCCAGCCCCCAGCAAAGCTCAGGTGTTTCGGGTCCGGCTCACCAGCACACTTATCCTGTGGGCGCTTATCAGCGTGGCCCTCTGGTTGCAGTTGGATTCTGTGCTGGTTGGCATCGTGGGGCTGCTGGGCATTCTGGGCACTTGGGAGTACTTCCGGCTGCAGAATGCTGATGCCCAGTCCCGGGACTTCACCCGTCTGGCCGTTTCCATTTCGTTTGTTTACTGGGTCGCGACGGGTCTGCTCACGGTCCCTGGGCACCAGGAGCCTCCGTGGTGGCTGGACGCGGCGATGCTGGTCATTACTCTGCACGGCGCGTTTTACCTGAGCTTCCGCACCGCACTGGATGGGGCCAATACCCTCCGCCGTATTCAGAACCTCGTATTTGGCATGGTGTACACCACCTTCCTGGCGGGGTTCATGACCCGTTTGCTGTTCTTTGAAGGGGCAGCCAGCGGACGCCATCTGCTGTTGCTCTTTGTCATGACCACCAAGTTTGGGGATATGGGGGCCTACGCCATTGGCTCCTGGCTGGGCAAGCACAAGATGATCCCGCACATCAGCCCGGCCAAGACCTGGCAGGGCTTTGGTGGTGCCATTGTGGGCAGTTACCTTGCCATGGTGGCCATGATGCTGATCGTGCCGGAGAAGCTGGCTCCGCTCACCTGGGGGCACGCCCTCATTCTCGCACCACTCCTTAGCATTTCTGGTGTGGCAGGTGACCTTGCCGAGTCGGTGTTGAAACGCTGCCACTCCATCAAAGATTCCGGCCACAAGCTTCCGGGTATCGGCGGGATCCTGGATCTCACGGACAGCCTCATCTTTACTGCTCCAGTGGCCTACTGCTACCTGAAGTCCATCTCCTAG
- a CDS encoding nucleotide excision repair endonuclease, whose amino-acid sequence MIPLPVKVNFPLPDGLPTGASSGGPSDAVEEMAPVLVFRQLRLFAAENPMRARFPRTFMQTVPREPGVYYFRDASGKLLYVGQSHELRKRVGSYRHVHPDRHPRRLVRLVHQVRQIEWEICESPEAAIERERVLLLELRPGFNRAGVWRPPPWWLRVWVGAAMEDSGNHQAMLRIELRADAVLHGGVGKGNSEAVDLVGAVRDIPQAEPGPVTATLLGPFPSSFRWVHAALLRCLYRWLFPENPLHALPAGLMGEKAPREISWALPDDMSAVEVARQICESLQAPSNGGESVPIPMLGAFAAIVHDELPPMEKEFWQAQVEAVLKFVEKHGCGVMEGGAPYEGRSEGLTPQKKGSVKIFKKRASTC is encoded by the coding sequence ATGATCCCTCTCCCGGTAAAGGTGAATTTTCCGCTTCCAGATGGCCTTCCGACAGGGGCGTCGTCGGGAGGGCCTTCGGACGCCGTTGAAGAAATGGCTCCGGTGCTTGTCTTCCGCCAGCTGCGCCTCTTCGCGGCGGAAAACCCCATGCGCGCCCGGTTCCCTCGCACTTTCATGCAGACGGTTCCCCGCGAGCCCGGGGTGTATTATTTCCGCGATGCCAGCGGCAAGCTTCTCTATGTCGGCCAGTCGCATGAGTTGAGAAAGCGCGTGGGCAGCTACCGTCACGTGCATCCTGATCGTCACCCGCGGCGGCTGGTCCGTCTGGTGCATCAGGTGCGGCAGATTGAGTGGGAAATCTGTGAGAGCCCGGAGGCAGCCATTGAGCGTGAGCGCGTGCTTCTTCTGGAACTGCGTCCTGGATTCAACCGGGCGGGTGTTTGGAGGCCTCCACCGTGGTGGCTGAGGGTGTGGGTGGGGGCGGCGATGGAAGATTCAGGAAACCACCAGGCGATGCTCCGGATTGAGCTTCGGGCGGATGCTGTCCTGCATGGTGGTGTGGGCAAGGGAAATTCAGAGGCAGTAGACCTTGTGGGAGCTGTGCGGGATATCCCGCAGGCAGAGCCAGGGCCGGTCACTGCCACGCTTTTAGGGCCGTTCCCGTCGTCCTTCCGCTGGGTGCACGCGGCACTGTTGCGGTGTTTGTACCGCTGGTTGTTTCCAGAAAACCCGCTGCATGCCCTGCCTGCTGGCCTGATGGGAGAAAAAGCCCCTCGGGAAATCTCGTGGGCGCTCCCGGATGACATGTCGGCGGTGGAGGTGGCCCGGCAGATCTGTGAAAGCTTGCAGGCACCGTCCAATGGCGGGGAATCCGTCCCTATCCCAATGCTCGGTGCCTTTGCCGCGATCGTCCACGATGAACTCCCTCCTATGGAGAAGGAATTCTGGCAGGCCCAGGTGGAGGCTGTGTTGAAGTTCGTTGAGAAGCATGGCTGTGGAGTGATGGAGGGAGGGGCCCCATACGAGGGCCGTAGCGAGGGGCTCACGCCTCAAAAGAAGGGGAGTGTAAAAATCTTCAAAAAAAGAGCCTCAACTTGTTGA